The following are encoded together in the Babylonia areolata isolate BAREFJ2019XMU chromosome 30, ASM4173473v1, whole genome shotgun sequence genome:
- the LOC143275335 gene encoding uncharacterized protein LOC143275335, with amino-acid sequence MDCSSHIYNHHEHEWSKLMGCSSHIYNHHEHEWSKLMDCSSHIYNHHEHEWSKVMGCSSHIYNHHEHERSKLMDCSSHIYNHHEHERSKLMGCSSHIYNHHEHEWSKVMGCSSHIYNHHEHEWSKVMGCSSHIYNHHEHEWSKVMGCSSHIYNHREHEWSKLTDCSSHIYNHHEHEW; translated from the coding sequence ATGGACTGTTCATCTCACATCTACAACCACCATGAACATGAGTGGTCAAAGCTGATGGGTTGTTCATCTCACATCTACAACCACCATGAACATGAGTGGTCAAAGCTGATGGACTGTTCATCTCACATCTACAACCACCATGAACACGAGTGGTCAAAGGTGATGGGTTGTTCATCTCACATCTACAACCACCATGAACATGAGAGGTCAAAGCTGATGGACTGTTCATCTCACATCTACAACCACCATGAACATGAGAGGTCAAAGCTGATGGGTTGTTCATCTCACATCTACAACCACCATGAACATGAGTGGTCAAAGGTGATGGGTTGTTCATCTCACATCTACAACCACCATGAACATGAGTGGTCAAAGGTGATGGGTTGTTCATCTCACATCTACAACCACCATGAACATGAGTGGTCAAAGGTGATGGGTTGTTCATCTCACATCTACAACCACCGTGAACATGAGTGGTCAAAGCTGACGGACTGTTCATCTCACATCTACAACCACCATGAACATGAGTGGTGA